The sequence below is a genomic window from Phycisphaerae bacterium.
GCGTCTTGACCAGAAGGCCGGTTACCGCCGGTGAGCCCTCGAGCAGCCGAACCGCGAAGCGCGCGAACCACGCCGGATAGCGCGGCGCAGCCAGCGCGGCGAACCACATCTGCCAATCGAGGCGTGGTTGATGCGGTTCGATGAATGCCGGCGCTGTTTTCAGGTCGCCCGGTTTGAATTGAAACTCATATTCGATCCAGGTCCGACCGTCGTCGCTGCCTTCCAGGACAATCTCCGGCCGGGTCGTCGTCATCACCCGGAACAGGCCGTAACCGTTAATCGATCGAAACGGCCGCACGTAGGACAGCGCGCGGGACACGCCCGGAGAGACATCACGGCCGGTGAGTTCCTGACAGAACTCCGCCGTGCTGACGGTCACCATGAAGACCACCGGGACCGCGATGCTTGCGCGGCGCCAAAGGGGGCGTCGGACCGCCGGAGGAACGTGTGCGACTGGTCCGCGGGATAGCATGGCGTCGTCGAGCAGAAGGAAGCCCAGCGCGACCGTGAGAATGTTAAAGAAGTTGTAGTTTCCGGTCAGTCCGATCAGCAATTGCAGGGCCGCGAAGCCCCAGAACGCGAGTTGTTTCAGCCGCCGCGGCCCGAAGATGAAGAACGGCAGAACAAGTTCGATGGAGAACATGATCGCGCAGGAAACTTGTTGCAGCCAGCGCGGCAATTGGTGGGCATACCAGCCGATCCAGGTCGGCAGCGGCTGCGTCTCGTAGTGATAGGTAAGGGCCGTGAGGTCATGCCACGTAGCGTCGCCGTAACTGAGTTTCGTCGCACCCGAGAGAAACATCAGTTTGAACAGGAGCAGCCACAGCAGCCACACAAACGCGGTAGGGGGGTGATGTTCCGGCCCGCGCCAGGATCGAAGCCGCCACGGCGCGACGAAAACGGCGAGCAGTCCGGTCTCGAGCAGCAGCGTATCCCACTGAAAGCTGAAAAAATCCTGCCCCACGCTGACGAACGAAAGATACATCGCCCAGAGCGCCAGAAAGCACGGCCCTTGTGCGATTCCGAGGACGACGAGAATCGAAAGGAGAAGACCACCGGCGCACAATCCCGCCAGAACGTTGTCAGACGCCCCGATCCACCAGCAGAGGGAGGGAACCCGCCAATATCCTTCCAAATGTCGCTCCGGGCCCAGTTGTTGGCTGACGGCCTGAAGAAACTCCTCGGCGGGCAGAATTCCCAAGCGTCCGACAAGACCGGGCACCTGCGACCACGCAGACCAGAAGGCGATCAAATAGACCACGCCCAAAAGCCGCAGGAACGTGCGCATGCCCCTTTCAAAAGTCGGCCGGGCCGTGTGAGCGCCGTACAGAACGTTGGTCATCCGTGACATGAATGGCCGATGGCCCGCGACCCACGTGTAACATGCCTCACTGACGCCAGCCAACCCGGGAATGCGCCGATACGCCCCGTACATCCACCCGCGACCGGGCGCCTCCTGCAAGGCGCGCAAGATCGCCGCCGCCCCGCGCAGCGCCGTGCCGTCCGGCAGGATCAACCACGCGGCCTCCTTGAATTGCTCCGGCGTGATCTGGGGAAACTGCGCGGCCACTTCCTGCGACGGTGCGTAGTCCACCCGGTCGCCCGTCAGCGAGCGGCCGCGCTCTACCCAGCGGCGGCAAAAACCGCAATCGCCGTCAAAGATCATCAGGGGTTTGGTGAGGGTCGGCGACGGAGAGGCATCCGACATTCAGTAAATGATAGGAGACGATATATCTTTCCGCGAATGTTGAAAGAATTGGCGCAGGGCGCCTCCGCGTCATTTGCTCTTCGCCATTCTCACGCTCTGTTCCGGCCCCGGCATACGGAGCAACTCCGCAATCGGCACTTGACCGCCGAAGCTCTGACGCAGAAAGGACTCATTGGCGGTGTTCTCAATAAGCCGCCGAATCAGATAGGCCATTCCGGGAATAAGCTGCCCGAACGGCGCATACACGCGCAGCCGCTGGCCCATATCCACAACAGCGCGCTTGAGAGGGTCGCCCATCCCCGTGAGCATCTGCAATTCGATTGTTCGCGGCGGCAGGTCGGACGATTCCTCTAACGCCAGGGCGTGGGCGATCGAACGCACATTGTGGCTGGCGAAGGCCGGTCGGATAATGTCCGCGTTGTCGATCATCATCCGTGTAATCCGTTCGAACGACGCATCGGACTGCCATTTCTCGGTGAAGACCGGAATAGGCCGGCCTTCGCGGATCGCCTCGGCGGTTTCGGTATCCCAGTATGCCCCCTTCACCAGCCGCACGGTGATGGGTGTCCCTCGGCGGCGAGCCCAGTCGATCAGACCGGCCATGTCGCGCTCGCCATCGACCAGGTAGGCCTGAATCACGATTCCACAATCAGGCCAGTTGCTGAACTCCGGTTCCGACAACATGCGCTGGTAGAGATCCAGCGTCACATTCTTGATGGCGTAATGCTCCACGTCGATGTTGATGAACGCCCCGTGGCGCATCGCGGCGCGGAGGATCGGGCGCAGCCGAGCCAGTACCGCGTCGGCCGCCGTGGGGTCGGCCGGATCGAGATTTGCGACGATCCCCGTGAGTTTGATGGAGACGTTGACACGGGGGATGGTTCCCCAGGGGGCGGAGTCGAGGATCGGCGCGGCGGGCCAGCCAGGGGCCGCGAGGCTGAGCTGCTCGACCAGCCGGATGTAGAGCTGCTGCAATTCCTCGGCAACGCGGTCGGAATGGACCGTCTCTCCGAGGACGTCAAGGGTGAAGGCCATGCCGGATTGGCGCAGTTGGAGGACCGATTCGATCGCTTCTCGCGGCGTGCTGCCGCAGATGAATTGTGTGGCGGCGCGGAGCGCGGCGTACCTCGCGGCCCATGCGACCAGCCCGGCATGCCACGAATCATTTCGACGGTACGAAAGGGCGGCCTGAAAGGCCAGCGGCAGTGGCCGGCCGTGCTCTCCGTTGCGATCGACGGTTTCCTTGAGGCGCCGTGCAATCTCCTCAGGGGTTTGAAGCGATGGGAGGGCCTCGATGAACCGAAAGAGGCGAAGCTTCAGGTCCTCATCGCGCGTCAGCCATTCCATCCCCCGCGTCTGCCAGTATTCCTGTGAAAGGATAGATGGAGCGGCGGCTTCGGCCCGGCGGAATATCTCTTCGCCGATTCGTCGCGTCGTGGTTTCTAGGCGGGATGGATCGATCGCGGACTTGGCTCGCACGAATGCACTCCGGACGCCCCAGTCTAGTGCCCCGCCCGGGAGGTCGCAAGAACGGTACAGGTTGGGGTGGTCCATCGCTTCAACGATGGGGACACGAATAATGGGCGCGGAATTGCATCCCCTCGGATGGGGCCTTAGACTCGCGCGACGATGACCAGCCGATCCATGTTCCGCGCGCTCGTTTCCCTCTGCGCCGTTCTCGCCATGACTGCCATCGGCTGCGAAGACAAGCGCCGCCACGCCGCCAACGAGGGCATTTCTGTCGAAGAAGTCACGCCGCCCGTCACCGCCGATGCCCCACCCGGCGACGTCGCCAGGGCCTTGCTCGCCGCCATGGACCGCGCACAGGACGCCCGCTCACGCGGCCTCGGTCAGCCCGAGCGACGCCAGGCGTATGAACGGGCCATGGCCGAGATCATGAGCCTGACCGCCAAAAAGGAAGTCGCCGAGCAGTTGCGTACCAGTGGGGCCGGTCATGTCGCCAAGGATATCACGGACGATGCCGCCTTGACGCTGACGGTCGAGTCCTGGGTCTCGCTGGTCGCACACTATGTGAAGGGATTGTTGCCGCAGACGCTCGTCCTACCGGGCGCTTCTCAAGCCATCGCCGATGTCCGCATCGCCGCCGAATCACCGCAGGACCAGGCCGTGCTCGCGTCGCTTCAGCCGACATCTCTGACATCGTCGCAGCCCGGCGCGACCTCTCAGCCGGCTTCGCCCGCGCAGCCAACACTGGACGCCCCAGCCCGCACCGAGGCTATTCGCCACGGTGTCAATCCATTGGCGCGGGCCGAGATTCAGATTCGCCTGAAAAACATCGACGGCCGCTGGCGAGCGACGGGGATTACCCTGGGGCCGGCCGGAATGACGCTGCTTCCGGTCGGGCCGACGAAAACGCAGATTACGACGACCCAGCCGAGCAACGGTTAGCGTCAGATCTTGACCGTCACCGTCTTCACCTCGGTGTAGTGCTGCAACCCGTACTCCCCAAGCTCCCGCCCG
It includes:
- a CDS encoding lipase maturation factor family protein — its product is MSDASPSPTLTKPLMIFDGDCGFCRRWVERGRSLTGDRVDYAPSQEVAAQFPQITPEQFKEAAWLILPDGTALRGAAAILRALQEAPGRGWMYGAYRRIPGLAGVSEACYTWVAGHRPFMSRMTNVLYGAHTARPTFERGMRTFLRLLGVVYLIAFWSAWSQVPGLVGRLGILPAEEFLQAVSQQLGPERHLEGYWRVPSLCWWIGASDNVLAGLCAGGLLLSILVVLGIAQGPCFLALWAMYLSFVSVGQDFFSFQWDTLLLETGLLAVFVAPWRLRSWRGPEHHPPTAFVWLLWLLLFKLMFLSGATKLSYGDATWHDLTALTYHYETQPLPTWIGWYAHQLPRWLQQVSCAIMFSIELVLPFFIFGPRRLKQLAFWGFAALQLLIGLTGNYNFFNILTVALGFLLLDDAMLSRGPVAHVPPAVRRPLWRRASIAVPVVFMVTVSTAEFCQELTGRDVSPGVSRALSYVRPFRSINGYGLFRVMTTTRPEIVLEGSDDGRTWIEYEFQFKPGDLKTAPAFIEPHQPRLDWQMWFAALAAPRYPAWFARFAVRLLEGSPAVTGLLVKTPYPDRAPKYLRAVLYRYNFTTRAARAATGEWWKRERQGLYLPPISLHGLRQNRK
- a CDS encoding proline dehydrogenase family protein, with the translated sequence MRAKSAIDPSRLETTTRRIGEEIFRRAEAAAPSILSQEYWQTRGMEWLTRDEDLKLRLFRFIEALPSLQTPEEIARRLKETVDRNGEHGRPLPLAFQAALSYRRNDSWHAGLVAWAARYAALRAATQFICGSTPREAIESVLQLRQSGMAFTLDVLGETVHSDRVAEELQQLYIRLVEQLSLAAPGWPAAPILDSAPWGTIPRVNVSIKLTGIVANLDPADPTAADAVLARLRPILRAAMRHGAFINIDVEHYAIKNVTLDLYQRMLSEPEFSNWPDCGIVIQAYLVDGERDMAGLIDWARRRGTPITVRLVKGAYWDTETAEAIREGRPIPVFTEKWQSDASFERITRMMIDNADIIRPAFASHNVRSIAHALALEESSDLPPRTIELQMLTGMGDPLKRAVVDMGQRLRVYAPFGQLIPGMAYLIRRLIENTANESFLRQSFGGQVPIAELLRMPGPEQSVRMAKSK